In one window of Candidatus Omnitrophota bacterium DNA:
- a CDS encoding TolC family protein, whose protein sequence is MRPVILFSSFLFILRASLSWAAPVPGTPSDASAASLTLKECYRWALRQSETVAIQQKSIEEAEGRFLQSLSGVLPDVTYIYSDRRQDGRSNANGFTLREVPERKFTFSQPLFSGFKEFAAIAGSRAEKRQRRHEKRRAEETLFVDVADAFYFFLSYQEDVETLSEVRQALVDRVKELKERFDLGRSRASEVASAQARLSRIEADLESVKGDWMIARQLLGFLTGQEIVSIHDDLETVAVPVKGNDLAKAENRDDVRAAFEAWKVAQKQIVVARAGFFPEVSLDGNYYDKRVGNSSGVDWDVTLSIDVPVFRGGENTGKVRESKASAGKAQLIYLETRRRAALEIENVYTNLEVALLKEKALRAAYDAADENYRLQLDDYRKNLVNNLDVLQALEDLQEMRRAWTAAAKDTKRLYWNLLVTTGELRDTLGPVD, encoded by the coding sequence ATGCGGCCAGTCATTCTGTTTTCTTCCTTCCTCTTTATTCTGCGCGCCAGCTTGTCCTGGGCGGCCCCTGTCCCGGGAACTCCGTCTGACGCCTCCGCAGCCTCATTAACTTTGAAAGAATGCTATCGCTGGGCCCTTCGGCAAAGCGAAACCGTCGCCATTCAGCAGAAATCCATTGAAGAAGCCGAAGGCCGGTTTTTGCAGTCGTTGAGCGGGGTCCTGCCGGACGTCACCTACATCTATTCGGACAGACGGCAGGACGGGAGGAGCAACGCCAACGGTTTCACTCTCCGTGAAGTCCCGGAAAGAAAATTTACCTTCAGCCAGCCGCTGTTCTCCGGTTTCAAGGAATTCGCCGCCATCGCCGGCAGCCGCGCCGAAAAGCGCCAGCGCCGGCATGAGAAACGCCGCGCCGAGGAGACGCTTTTCGTGGATGTGGCGGACGCGTTTTATTTCTTTTTGAGTTATCAGGAGGACGTGGAAACTCTGTCCGAGGTGCGTCAGGCGCTGGTGGACCGGGTCAAGGAACTGAAAGAACGTTTTGATCTGGGCCGTTCCCGGGCCAGCGAAGTGGCCAGCGCCCAGGCGCGCTTGAGCCGCATCGAGGCCGATCTGGAATCCGTCAAAGGCGACTGGATGATCGCGCGCCAACTGCTGGGATTTTTGACCGGGCAGGAAATTGTTTCTATCCATGACGACCTGGAGACGGTAGCGGTCCCCGTCAAAGGAAATGATCTTGCCAAGGCCGAAAACCGGGATGACGTCCGGGCCGCGTTCGAGGCATGGAAGGTCGCGCAGAAACAAATCGTGGTTGCAAGAGCCGGATTTTTCCCGGAGGTGAGCCTCGATGGGAACTATTACGACAAGCGCGTAGGGAATTCTTCGGGCGTTGACTGGGATGTCACGCTGTCCATTGATGTCCCGGTATTCCGGGGCGGGGAGAACACCGGTAAGGTAAGGGAATCCAAGGCCTCCGCTGGCAAAGCGCAGTTAATTTACCTGGAAACGCGCCGTCGGGCCGCCCTGGAGATCGAGAACGTGTACACCAATCTGGAAGTGGCATTACTCAAGGAGAAGGCCCTCCGCGCGGCTTACGACGCGGCCGATGAAAACTACAGGCTCCAGCTGGACGATTACCGCAAAAATTTGGTCAACAACCTTGATGTCCTGCAGGCCCTGGAAGACCTGCAGGAGATGCGCCGGGCCTGGACCGCGGCCGCCAAGGATACCAAGCGCCTTTATTGGAACCTGCTGGTGACAACAGGAGAATTGCGTGACACTCTCGGACCTGTCGATTAA
- a CDS encoding response regulator: MKKILVVDDELELCDMMKKCLEKTGLYQVTSTNLPEGVPDLCRTLNPDLVLMDIVMPRMKGTELIKVLRSAPETRGILLVVTSGLGEMVYHEKKDNWKWEPNRDVVRDRGDVPAERHAEAAAKAYGVDDFIAKPFTRETLLQVLGDVFARSTALGEDEVKGREGPAR, from the coding sequence ATGAAGAAGATCCTTGTCGTGGATGATGAGCTGGAGTTGTGTGACATGATGAAAAAATGCCTGGAGAAGACCGGGCTTTATCAGGTCACATCAACGAACCTTCCGGAAGGCGTGCCGGACCTCTGCCGGACCCTGAACCCGGATTTGGTCCTCATGGACATTGTCATGCCCCGCATGAAGGGGACGGAGCTGATCAAAGTCCTCAGGAGCGCCCCGGAGACGAGGGGGATATTGCTCGTCGTGACCAGCGGGCTTGGAGAGATGGTCTATCATGAAAAGAAAGACAATTGGAAATGGGAGCCGAACCGCGACGTTGTCCGCGATCGCGGGGACGTCCCTGCCGAACGCCATGCCGAAGCGGCCGCCAAGGCCTACGGTGTGGATGATTTCATCGCCAAGCCTTTTACGAGAGAAACCCTTCTTCAGGTCCTGGGGGACGTGTTCGCCCGTTCCACGGCCCTGGGGGAGGATGAGGTGAAGGGTAGGGAAGGCCCGGCCCGGTAA
- a CDS encoding response regulator — MKGKILIIDDEKEMAQFMSWRLARADFDSRLAFDGQDGLTMLEEEEPDLILTDIVMPKMDGYTLCKTLQERGTLSKIPVVVMTAYANRAEDFEGMGIQAFLVKPFDGQKLVDVIEQILDKKSRAECHKKVLLQDGLEAGVPLALKQFRELGYDAQVDVMKEEDNFIEEILRHHPDVLILDASRPGVPAHQIIHSLRSYVLLQDMTILFYLKNKGEEPKGWFRKGKNKLLEETKAACLKAGAVKYLDSMDREAFLSVLFEYCR, encoded by the coding sequence ATGAAAGGGAAGATCCTGATCATTGATGATGAAAAAGAGATGGCGCAGTTCATGAGCTGGCGGCTCGCCCGGGCGGATTTTGATTCCCGGCTGGCCTTTGACGGCCAAGACGGGCTGACCATGCTCGAGGAGGAAGAACCGGACCTCATCCTCACGGACATCGTCATGCCGAAAATGGACGGCTACACCCTCTGCAAAACGCTCCAGGAACGCGGCACCCTGTCGAAAATCCCGGTGGTCGTGATGACCGCTTACGCCAACAGGGCAGAGGATTTCGAAGGGATGGGCATCCAGGCGTTTCTGGTCAAACCTTTCGACGGGCAGAAGCTGGTCGATGTCATCGAACAAATCCTCGATAAAAAATCCCGGGCAGAGTGTCACAAAAAAGTTCTTCTCCAAGACGGCCTGGAGGCGGGAGTGCCTTTAGCCCTCAAACAATTCCGGGAACTCGGGTACGACGCGCAGGTGGACGTCATGAAGGAAGAGGATAATTTTATCGAAGAGATTTTACGGCATCATCCGGATGTCCTGATCCTGGACGCCTCGCGGCCAGGCGTTCCGGCGCATCAGATCATCCATTCCCTGCGCTCCTACGTGCTCCTGCAGGACATGACGATCCTGTTCTATCTCAAAAACAAGGGTGAAGAACCCAAAGGATGGTTTCGGAAGGGGAAAAATAAGCTCCTGGAAGAAACCAAGGCCGCCTGCCTGAAGGCCGGGGCCGTGAAGTATCTCGACTCGATGGACCGGGAAGCGTTCTTGTCCGTGCTTTTTGAATACTGCCGTTGA
- a CDS encoding cold-shock protein has translation MTKGTVKWFNDQKGYGFITPESGNDVFVHHSAIKGEGYKSLAEGQKVEFSITTGPKGEQAVDVVKL, from the coding sequence ATGACCAAAGGTACAGTCAAATGGTTCAACGACCAAAAAGGCTATGGATTTATTACCCCGGAGTCGGGCAACGATGTCTTCGTGCATCACAGCGCGATCAAGGGTGAAGGTTATAAATCATTAGCAGAAGGCCAGAAGGTGGAATTTTCCATCACGACCGGCCCGAAAGGCGAACAGGCCGTCGATGTCGTAAAGTTGTAA
- a CDS encoding lysophospholipid acyltransferase family protein, with amino-acid sequence MDKAAERAKRGRVLVRVMKAARALIRCLPLGAVSAIGFVAGCLFYICSSSQRRLARQTMAAAFPDISRRERAGIARSFFINMPRGALETMWFSSHLSSLGNVTVEGISHLDAALAQGRGVMAISAHFGNFPLLHLKLAQTGYPIYVMSRPMRDPAVGKYLNDLQSRCGIETIHSFPRKRAISETLAHLRGNHIVLIQMDQDFGDEGIMVDFFGRPASTPTGPVVLASRAGSPMVPMFIFRTGAGRHCVKILPAHEMVILGDQEATVKANVQALTGIIEEQIRRAPQEWAWIHRRWKSGQEPEKADKKIS; translated from the coding sequence ATGGACAAGGCAGCCGAAAGAGCGAAAAGGGGGCGGGTGCTGGTGCGGGTGATGAAGGCCGCGCGGGCGTTGATCCGCTGTCTGCCCCTGGGGGCGGTGTCCGCTATCGGGTTTGTGGCCGGATGTCTTTTTTATATTTGCAGCTCGTCGCAGCGGCGGCTTGCGCGGCAGACCATGGCCGCGGCCTTTCCGGATATTTCCCGCCGGGAGCGGGCCGGTATCGCGCGGAGTTTTTTTATCAACATGCCACGGGGCGCGCTGGAGACCATGTGGTTCTCCAGTCATTTGTCGTCTCTGGGGAACGTGACCGTCGAAGGAATATCCCATCTGGACGCGGCCCTGGCGCAGGGCCGGGGGGTCATGGCGATCTCGGCCCATTTCGGCAATTTTCCTCTCCTGCACCTGAAGCTGGCCCAGACGGGTTATCCGATCTATGTCATGTCCCGCCCGATGCGGGACCCGGCGGTGGGAAAATATCTGAACGACCTGCAAAGTAGATGCGGGATCGAAACGATCCATTCCTTCCCCCGGAAAAGGGCGATCAGCGAGACATTGGCCCATTTGCGGGGCAATCACATCGTACTGATCCAGATGGACCAGGATTTCGGCGATGAAGGGATCATGGTGGACTTTTTTGGGAGGCCCGCGTCCACGCCGACCGGTCCGGTGGTCCTGGCATCCCGGGCAGGATCACCGATGGTCCCCATGTTCATTTTCCGTACCGGCGCCGGCCGGCATTGCGTGAAGATCCTGCCAGCGCACGAGATGGTGATTCTCGGGGATCAGGAGGCGACAGTGAAGGCGAATGTCCAGGCCTTGACCGGGATCATCGAAGAACAGATCCGACGGGCGCCGCAGGAGTGGGCGTGGATCCACCGGCGGTGGAAGTCCGGCCAGGAGCCGGAAAAAGCAGATAAAAAAATCTCTTGA
- a CDS encoding DUF4019 domain-containing protein: protein MKNLWMMVVVAGSLLMAGSAAAGTPEKVQTAVEAAKQWLDLVDTGRWGESWDTAAPVFKNAAGRDQWIAMLERARGPLGDVLHRKVQTANYLTALPGAPAGEYVVIQFQVTFSDGKSMVETITPMLDTDNIWKVSGYYIK, encoded by the coding sequence ATGAAAAATTTATGGATGATGGTTGTTGTTGCGGGAAGTTTGCTGATGGCGGGATCCGCGGCCGCCGGGACGCCGGAGAAGGTCCAGACCGCTGTTGAGGCGGCGAAGCAATGGCTGGATTTGGTGGACACCGGCCGGTGGGGGGAGAGCTGGGACACGGCCGCCCCGGTATTCAAAAATGCCGCCGGCAGAGACCAATGGATCGCCATGCTGGAAAGGGCCCGGGGGCCCCTGGGGGATGTGCTGCACAGAAAAGTCCAAACAGCCAATTATCTGACGGCGCTGCCCGGCGCCCCTGCCGGGGAATACGTTGTTATCCAGTTTCAGGTCACATTTAGCGACGGCAAATCCATGGTCGAGACCATCACGCCCATGCTGGATACGGACAATATCTGGAAGGTGTCGGGGTATTATATAAAATGA
- a CDS encoding efflux RND transporter permease subunit: MTLSDLSIKRHVFAWMLMLGLMSFGWISFQRLGISRLPDVDFPVVSVRVTWEGAAPEVMETDVVDVVEEALMSVQGIRDMSSSIRQGQASITVELELERDIDVAVQEIQTKLSQAQRRLPDDIDPPIVTKTNPEDQPIMWVTATSDIPLRNLMDYVDNHLEDQFATVNGVGEVFMGGFLERNLRVWIDAVKLNEHQLTVLDVITAIEQGHVERPAGRLETSTTERNVRAMGEALNVAEFENIPITRRGGQPIYKPIFIKDVATVEDGLADIRRISRTNGRQAVGLGMRKQRGVNEVAVGERILKRLEEIRKDVPEGIKLNLTVDRTKFVKQAIEELKFTLLLSALVTSVVCWLFLGSWTATINVLLAIPTSILGTFIFIYFLGFTLNTFTMLALSLAIGIVVDDAIMVLENIVRHREKGEERIEAARKGANQIAFAAMATTAAIIAIFLPVAFMSGVMGKYFFQFGLTISVAVAISLLEALTLTPMRCSQFLEVGEHQTWLGKTVDRGFKRLAAAYHDGLEWTLSRKGFVVIGSLAFFLASLLLVKFLNKEFVPPQDQSMFFCRLKTATGSSIDFTDEKFKEAEAFLQSRPEVARYFCAIGGFGGGEVNAGQIFVILKEPHERPVTPPYKRRPTQKDIMAYFRKEFGKIAGLETRIQDPSTGGLSGQRGYPIELTLLGPNRDKLIAFSEQMTRKMSGTGLMTDVDSDYDEGIPEIQVYPDRTLAMERGVDIESIARTVNAMIAGERVGRYTQGGRRYDVRVRLVPSQRAQAEDIQKLWVWNDHGELVQLKDLVVLKEKSTPTTINRRSRERAVTLHANVAPDKSQAQAIEAAQKIAKEILPEGYRAVFRGSTQTFQESFSSLSFVLWLGVLVAYMILASQFNGYKDPFIILLALPFSLSGAFLALWLTGQSLNIYSFIGIILLMGIVKKNSILLVEFTNQLRDQGKGLRESLLEACPMRLRPILMTSLATISAALPPAMALGPGAEALRPMAITVIGGMIVSTFFTLFVVPAVYSMIRASYQPREGEAA; this comes from the coding sequence GTGACACTCTCGGACCTGTCGATTAAACGCCACGTCTTCGCCTGGATGCTGATGCTGGGGCTGATGTCTTTCGGCTGGATCAGCTTTCAGCGGCTGGGCATCAGCCGCCTGCCGGACGTGGATTTTCCGGTGGTCTCGGTGCGCGTCACCTGGGAAGGCGCCGCGCCCGAAGTCATGGAGACCGACGTGGTGGATGTCGTGGAGGAAGCCCTGATGTCCGTCCAGGGCATTCGGGACATGTCCTCATCCATCCGGCAGGGCCAGGCGAGCATCACCGTCGAACTGGAGCTGGAACGCGACATCGATGTGGCGGTCCAAGAAATTCAGACCAAACTTTCCCAGGCCCAGCGTCGGCTTCCCGATGATATCGATCCCCCCATCGTCACCAAAACCAACCCTGAAGACCAGCCCATCATGTGGGTGACGGCCACGTCGGACATCCCGTTGCGCAATCTGATGGATTACGTGGATAACCATCTGGAAGACCAGTTTGCCACGGTCAACGGCGTGGGCGAGGTGTTCATGGGCGGATTTTTGGAAAGGAACCTGCGCGTGTGGATCGACGCCGTGAAGCTGAATGAACATCAGCTGACGGTGCTGGACGTGATCACCGCCATCGAACAGGGCCATGTCGAGCGCCCCGCCGGGCGGCTGGAGACGTCGACCACCGAACGCAACGTCCGCGCCATGGGCGAGGCGCTGAACGTCGCGGAATTTGAGAATATCCCCATCACCCGCCGGGGCGGGCAGCCGATTTATAAGCCCATCTTCATCAAAGACGTGGCGACCGTGGAGGACGGCCTGGCTGATATCCGGCGCATTTCACGCACCAACGGCAGGCAGGCGGTGGGCCTGGGGATGCGCAAGCAGCGCGGGGTCAACGAAGTGGCTGTCGGCGAACGCATTCTCAAACGTCTCGAGGAGATCCGCAAGGACGTGCCGGAAGGGATCAAGCTGAACCTGACCGTGGACCGCACAAAATTCGTCAAGCAGGCCATTGAAGAGTTGAAATTCACGCTCTTGCTGTCGGCCCTGGTCACCTCCGTGGTCTGCTGGCTTTTCCTGGGATCATGGACAGCCACCATCAACGTGCTGTTGGCCATCCCCACGTCGATCCTGGGGACGTTTATCTTTATTTATTTTTTGGGATTCACGCTCAACACCTTCACGATGCTGGCGCTTTCTCTGGCCATCGGGATCGTTGTCGACGACGCGATCATGGTCTTGGAAAACATCGTGCGCCACCGCGAAAAAGGGGAGGAGCGGATTGAAGCCGCGCGCAAGGGGGCGAACCAGATCGCCTTCGCCGCCATGGCCACGACCGCGGCGATCATCGCGATCTTTCTCCCGGTCGCGTTCATGTCCGGGGTCATGGGAAAGTATTTTTTTCAGTTCGGGCTGACGATTTCCGTGGCTGTCGCCATTTCTCTGCTGGAGGCCCTGACGTTGACGCCGATGCGTTGTTCCCAGTTCCTGGAGGTGGGCGAACACCAGACCTGGCTGGGGAAAACCGTCGACCGCGGATTCAAACGTTTGGCGGCCGCTTATCACGACGGGCTGGAGTGGACATTGTCCCGGAAAGGGTTTGTTGTCATCGGGTCCTTGGCGTTTTTTCTCGCGTCGCTATTGCTGGTCAAATTTTTGAACAAGGAATTCGTCCCTCCGCAGGACCAGAGCATGTTCTTTTGCCGTCTGAAAACGGCGACCGGGTCTTCCATCGACTTCACCGATGAAAAATTCAAAGAGGCCGAGGCCTTTCTGCAAAGCCGTCCCGAAGTGGCAAGGTATTTTTGCGCCATCGGCGGGTTCGGCGGGGGGGAAGTCAACGCGGGACAGATTTTTGTGATCCTCAAAGAGCCGCACGAGAGGCCGGTGACGCCGCCTTACAAGCGCCGTCCCACGCAGAAAGACATCATGGCGTATTTCCGCAAGGAATTCGGCAAGATCGCCGGCCTGGAGACCAGGATCCAGGACCCATCAACGGGCGGACTCTCCGGCCAGAGGGGGTACCCGATTGAATTGACCCTGCTGGGGCCCAACCGGGACAAGCTGATCGCGTTCAGCGAGCAGATGACCCGGAAGATGTCGGGCACGGGATTGATGACCGATGTGGACAGCGATTACGATGAAGGGATCCCGGAGATCCAGGTTTATCCCGACCGCACCCTGGCCATGGAACGGGGGGTGGACATCGAGTCCATCGCCCGCACCGTCAATGCCATGATCGCCGGCGAACGGGTGGGCCGGTATACCCAGGGCGGCCGGCGGTATGACGTGCGGGTGCGGCTCGTTCCGTCCCAGCGGGCACAGGCCGAGGACATCCAGAAACTGTGGGTCTGGAACGATCACGGGGAGCTCGTGCAGTTAAAAGACCTTGTTGTTCTCAAAGAGAAATCAACGCCCACCACGATCAACCGCCGCAGCCGCGAGCGCGCCGTGACCCTGCACGCCAACGTCGCGCCGGACAAGTCCCAGGCCCAGGCCATTGAAGCGGCGCAGAAAATCGCGAAGGAAATTCTGCCGGAAGGTTACCGGGCCGTTTTCCGGGGCAGCACCCAGACGTTCCAGGAGTCCTTTTCCAGCCTGTCCTTTGTCCTGTGGCTGGGCGTGCTGGTGGCGTACATGATCCTGGCGTCGCAGTTCAACGGGTATAAAGATCCGTTCATCATCCTTCTGGCCCTGCCTTTCAGTCTTTCCGGAGCGTTTTTGGCCTTGTGGCTGACCGGCCAGTCGTTGAACATTTACAGTTTTATCGGGATTATCCTTCTTATGGGGATCGTGAAGAAGAACTCGATCCTGCTTGTGGAATTTACCAATCAACTGCGGGACCAGGGCAAGGGCTTGCGGGAATCTCTCTTGGAGGCGTGCCCGATGCGCCTGCGGCCGATTTTGATGACGTCTTTGGCCACCATTTCCGCCGCGCTTCCGCCGGCGATGGCCCTGGGGCCAGGCGCCGAGGCCTTGCGCCCCATGGCCATCACCGTTATCGGGGGGATGATCGTTTCCACGTTTTTTACGCTCTTTGTGGTCCCGGCGGTTTACAGTATGATCCGCGCTTCATATCAACCCCGCGAAGGGGAAGCGGCATGA
- a CDS encoding toxin-antitoxin system YwqK family antitoxin produces the protein MTSQTTSRPSPPPLPARLRVNIFALMIAMAGFGLVLGIGYLMVYYLPKALAEYLVNNLEINDSFVGKLIALVYVLGFSVFTVMFVILDGEEKKIRGGLHQFFSELVVRNYRPASGQGAAGAGQPDQGSARAAASVRPKADALEDDYKQGRLNGTYREYFPNGVLKKEAHYIDGKITGLFRTYYENAQIEQEAVYRDGRIDGLYKAYYDNGIPHQEKIYKDGKLNGVHRAYDEKGILFFEISYKDDVQEGTDKIYDQSGVLQFMDTYRSGICVNRKTYDEFGVLKYDQNFEEEMDAAQRTKVWENAMDRETLEKEMRRQRK, from the coding sequence ATGACATCCCAGACGACAAGCCGTCCTTCCCCTCCACCTCTTCCCGCCCGCCTGCGGGTCAACATCTTTGCCCTGATGATCGCCATGGCTGGTTTCGGCCTGGTCCTGGGTATCGGGTACCTGATGGTTTATTATCTTCCCAAAGCCCTGGCCGAGTATCTGGTCAACAACCTGGAGATCAATGATTCTTTTGTCGGGAAGTTGATCGCCCTCGTCTACGTGCTGGGTTTTTCTGTTTTTACCGTGATGTTCGTCATCCTTGACGGGGAAGAGAAAAAGATCCGGGGAGGGCTGCACCAGTTTTTCAGCGAGCTGGTTGTCAGGAACTACCGTCCCGCGTCCGGCCAGGGCGCGGCCGGTGCCGGCCAGCCCGATCAGGGGTCAGCGCGGGCCGCGGCGTCCGTCAGGCCGAAAGCCGACGCCCTGGAAGACGACTACAAGCAGGGACGCCTCAACGGCACCTACAGGGAATATTTTCCGAACGGCGTTCTCAAAAAGGAGGCGCATTACATCGACGGCAAAATCACGGGTCTTTTCCGCACGTATTATGAAAACGCCCAGATCGAGCAGGAGGCGGTCTACCGGGACGGAAGGATCGACGGCCTTTACAAAGCCTATTACGACAATGGCATCCCCCACCAGGAAAAAATTTATAAAGACGGGAAGCTGAACGGCGTGCACAGGGCCTATGATGAAAAGGGGATTCTGTTTTTCGAGATATCTTATAAGGATGATGTGCAGGAAGGGACGGACAAGATCTATGACCAGTCCGGTGTCTTGCAGTTCATGGACACGTATCGGAGCGGGATTTGCGTCAATCGTAAAACGTATGATGAGTTCGGCGTCTTGAAATATGACCAGAATTTTGAAGAGGAAATGGATGCCGCCCAAAGAACCAAAGTCTGGGAGAATGCCATGGATCGCGAAACCCTGGAAAAAGAGATGCGACGTCAAAGGAAATGA
- a CDS encoding MFS transporter, with translation MSPPQRHAALAALKLPEIRYFLGSIAFFTLANRAAIVVIGLQIYQITHSALALGILGLVEAIPAISLSLYGGYVADRWDRRTILLATRSVSVLCGLLLALITFNLHAVHVSALYGVIFLAGIARGFADPAMTAFEAQVVPKHLTVNATSWIGSTWLSCSAIGPALVGFAYEAFGPGRTYLVIAAGFAMSWIFTCRIPAKPYPAIAKDESIFKSIKLGVKFVLKEQALVGSMALDLFAVLFGGAVALLPIFATDILHVGARGLGFLEAAPALGALIVMLWSTHHPPIRRAGRNLLLCVACFGFSIIVFAFSRNFALSLLALFLSGVFDGVSMVIRRSILRLMSPEHMRGRVAAVNWIFIGASNEIGAFESGLVAHWIGVIPCVWAGGVVTLLVVAVTALAAPRLRNLGFDPKNLDIKNN, from the coding sequence ATGAGCCCACCGCAACGTCACGCGGCCCTGGCCGCCCTAAAACTCCCGGAAATCCGTTATTTTCTGGGATCGATCGCGTTTTTTACCCTGGCCAACCGGGCGGCAATCGTTGTCATCGGCCTGCAAATTTATCAGATCACGCACAGCGCCCTGGCGCTGGGGATCCTGGGACTGGTCGAAGCCATTCCGGCGATTTCCCTGTCGCTATACGGCGGCTATGTGGCCGACCGGTGGGACCGGCGCACGATCCTGCTGGCGACCCGGTCGGTGTCGGTCCTCTGCGGCCTGCTGCTGGCTCTCATCACTTTCAATCTTCACGCTGTCCATGTGTCGGCGCTGTATGGCGTCATTTTCCTGGCCGGCATCGCGCGGGGGTTTGCTGACCCGGCCATGACCGCGTTTGAAGCCCAGGTCGTGCCCAAACACCTCACGGTCAACGCCACCTCCTGGATCGGAAGCACCTGGCTGTCCTGTTCGGCGATCGGCCCGGCGCTGGTGGGGTTCGCCTATGAGGCCTTTGGCCCGGGAAGAACCTATCTGGTCATCGCCGCCGGGTTTGCGATGTCCTGGATATTCACCTGCCGGATCCCGGCCAAGCCCTATCCGGCCATCGCCAAGGACGAATCTATCTTCAAGAGCATCAAGCTGGGCGTCAAATTCGTGCTCAAAGAGCAGGCCCTGGTCGGCTCCATGGCCCTGGACCTGTTTGCCGTCTTGTTCGGCGGGGCCGTGGCGCTCCTGCCGATCTTTGCCACGGACATCCTGCATGTCGGCGCGCGCGGGCTGGGTTTTCTGGAAGCGGCGCCCGCGCTGGGGGCGCTGATAGTGATGCTTTGGTCCACACACCATCCGCCCATACGCCGTGCCGGCCGCAACCTGCTGTTGTGCGTGGCCTGTTTCGGCTTCAGCATTATCGTTTTCGCCTTCTCGAGAAATTTCGCGCTGTCGCTGCTCGCTCTGTTCTTAAGCGGAGTCTTTGACGGGGTGAGCATGGTCATCCGCCGCTCCATCCTGCGTTTGATGTCGCCGGAGCACATGCGCGGCCGGGTGGCGGCTGTGAACTGGATCTTTATCGGGGCTTCCAATGAAATCGGGGCTTTTGAGAGCGGCCTGGTGGCTCACTGGATCGGCGTGATCCCCTGCGTGTGGGCCGGCGGCGTGGTGACCCTGCTGGTGGTCGCGGTCACCGCCCTGGCCGCGCCACGATTGAGGAACCTTGGTTTTGATCCCAAGAATCTGGACATAAAGAATAATTAA
- a CDS encoding autorepressor SdpR family transcription factor — protein MNKIYKALSDPTRRKILELLREKDLSAGDIAAHFDLTKPTLSKHFSVLKEADLIQGAKQGTTIMYCLNVSVLEEALLSLMSAFKIQGGMKNEL, from the coding sequence ATGAACAAGATCTACAAAGCTCTGTCTGATCCCACGCGGCGGAAAATTTTGGAACTCCTGCGGGAGAAAGATTTGTCCGCGGGCGACATCGCCGCACATTTCGATCTGACGAAGCCGACCTTATCCAAGCATTTTTCCGTGCTGAAAGAGGCCGATCTCATCCAGGGTGCCAAGCAGGGGACGACGATCATGTATTGCCTGAATGTCTCAGTATTAGAGGAAGCCCTGCTGTCGCTGATGAGCGCCTTTAAAATTCAGGGAGGGATGAAAAATGAACTTTAA
- a CDS encoding SdpI family protein: MNFKNLSIWPVVGILFVMAGLSVFADARVANEALIPIHWGMDGSPDGFANKSIALWVIPKISLLVLGLFLLIPLIEPRKENLMRSIKVYNTIFIGVFLIMALAHGLIVLHALGRSVNVSTVMFMAMGSLFLVIGNFMGKIRSNFLMGFRTPWTLSSEQSWNKTHRLAGWMFVALGLFMILGPVMKWGNAVTVYGMVAGVVLTTVIPVAYSFYVWKKEKKSAV, translated from the coding sequence ATGAACTTTAAAAATTTATCCATTTGGCCTGTTGTGGGAATTTTGTTTGTAATGGCAGGGTTGTCGGTCTTTGCGGACGCTCGGGTCGCAAACGAGGCCTTGATACCGATCCATTGGGGCATGGACGGCAGTCCGGACGGTTTCGCCAATAAATCCATCGCGCTTTGGGTCATCCCCAAGATTTCGCTGCTTGTCCTGGGGTTGTTTCTGCTGATCCCTCTGATTGAGCCGCGCAAAGAAAACCTGATGCGTTCCATCAAGGTCTATAACACGATTTTCATCGGCGTATTCCTGATCATGGCCCTGGCGCACGGGCTGATTGTCCTGCATGCCCTGGGCCGCTCCGTCAACGTGTCAACGGTGATGTTCATGGCCATGGGGTCGTTGTTCCTGGTGATCGGCAATTTCATGGGAAAGATCCGCAGCAATTTTCTGATGGGGTTCCGAACGCCGTGGACCCTGTCCAGCGAACAATCCTGGAATAAAACGCATCGCTTGGCGGGATGGATGTTTGTGGCGCTGGGGCTGTTCATGATCCTGGGGCCTGTTATGAAATGGGGCAACGCCGTCACGGTTTACGGCATGGTCGCCGGGGTCGTTTTAACGACCGTCATCCCCGTTGCCTATTCGTTTTATGTCTGGAAAAAGGAAAAGAAATCAGCGGTTTGA